Proteins encoded in a region of the Flavobacterium sp. MDT1-60 genome:
- a CDS encoding HAMP domain-containing protein, with product MKNKKEIKTTESQDVLEFPIVLAEKPSKERGKKADAEESILTDAEFLKILIKVKNGNFTQRFPTDQNGTKRSICDTLNEIIDLNERMVFEFQKVGKSIGKQGKLTNRVALDGARGSWSSCVDSVNTLISDLVHPTIEIAHVITSVAKGNLSQEMPLSIEGNPLQGEFLRIAKEVNGMVKQLNLFSMEVTRVAREVGTEGKLGGQAKVRGVGGVWKDLTDSVNKMASNLTGQVRNIADVTTAVAKGDLSKKITVDVKGEILELKNTINTMVDQLNSFSSEVTRVAREVGTEGKLGGQAQVKGVGGTWKDLTDSVNQMASNLTGQVRNIADVTTAVAKGDLSKKITVDVKGEILELKNTINTMVDQLNSFSSEVTRVAVEVGSEGKLGGQAKVRGVGGVWKDLTDSVNQMASNLTGQVRNIAEVTTAVAKGDLSKKITVNVAGEILELKNTINTMVDQLNSFGAEVTRVAREVGSEGKLGGQAKVKGVGGTWKDLTDSVNQMASNLTGQVRNIAEVTTAVANGDLSKKITAVAEGEILELKKTINTMVDQLNSFSSEVTRVALEVGTEGKLGGQAKVKGVGGTWKDLTDSVNQMASNLTGQVRNIAEVTTAVAKGDLSRQITVDTKGEILELKNTINTMVGQLNSFASEVTRVAREVGTEGKLGGQAQVEGVGGTWKDLTDSVNQMASNLTGQVRNIAEVTTAVAKGDLSLQITVDVKGEILELKNTINTMVDQLRGFASEVTRVSREVGTEGKLGGQANVPGVAGTWKDLTDSVNQMAGNLTAQVRNIADVAIAVANGDMSRKITVDVRGEILQLKETLNTMVDQLREFASEVTRVAREVGTEGKLGGQANVPGVAGTWKDLTDSVNQMAGNLTTQVRNIAEVTIAVANGDMSKKITADVRGEILQLKETVNTMVDQLRAFASEVTRVAREVGTDGKLGGQAFVPGVAGTWKDLTDSVNQMASNLTDQVRNIAEVTKAVANGDLSKPITVDVKGEILDLKNTFNTMVEQLNSFASEVTRVAREVGTEGKLGGQSEVKGVAGTWKDLTDSVNLMASNLTSQVRGIAKVVTSVAKGNLKQKLSIDAKGEVAQLTDTINEMIDTLATFSDQVTTVAREVGAEGKLGGQANVPGASGTWKNLTENVNQLAANLTTQVRAISEVASAVTQGDLTRTIGVEAKGEVEALKDTINQMISNLKATTLRNQEQDWLKSNLAKFTQMLQGQKELNSVTRKILSELATVVTAQHGLFYILQEDENFEDSKLNLIASYAYIKRKNSPTQYAMGEGLIGQVAIEKERIILSNVPKDYIKINSGLGDAKPQDVIILPVLFEGQLKAVIELASLDTFSQTHLDFLEGLTESIGIVLNTIESNSRTEELLVQSQSLAGELKSQQEVLKNTNEELEEKAFLLANQKEEVELKNQEVEVARKALEEKADQLTLTSKYKSEFLANMSHELRTPLNSLQILANELIANRDGNLSEKQIQFAKTINSCGDDLIQLINDILDLSKIESGYISVDYNPISFDEISRFVESTFNPIAEAKHLRFKISMDKELPELIETDSQRLNQILKNLLSNSFKFTEKGEVQLKIYKANNNWKTTNLSLDKAEAVVAFEISDTGIGISKEKQNIIFEAFQQAEGSTSRKYGGTGLGLSISRGLSDLLGGSIELESDMNIGSKFTLFLPLQYVDISEIEDIDVEEEIDVKGRIKSLPSEKFNRSDIDLFFVDEIGDDRTDIKPGDKVLLIAEDNLTFAKIMLEQAHINGIKAIVTTKGNDVIDFINQFHPHAITMDLNMPDTSGWKILDRLKTDFNLRHIPVYIISGEDERNKGLKRGARNFFLKPVKNDSLSYLFNDIHDFKNKKIKNLLVVDDNELELSRIINAIDGDDITISSAKTASEAVALIQEKSFDCIILDLVLPDADGLEIITDLENNIAGQETAIIIHSAGDVTKKQRLKLNRFAHSIITKSAGSMEELIDQTALFMHRVHKELPGEMKEIIESFYLKEDVLQGKKVLLVDDDVRNLFALTTALERYDLDVISAESGQEAIDILNQNKDINIVLMDIMMPEMDGYETMKRIRKDAKHKDLTIIAVTAKAMKGDRQRCIESGASDYMTKPVNVEQLSSLMRVWLK from the coding sequence ATGAAAAATAAAAAAGAAATTAAAACGACAGAATCTCAGGATGTTCTTGAGTTTCCGATTGTTTTGGCAGAAAAACCATCAAAAGAAAGGGGCAAAAAGGCAGATGCTGAAGAATCTATTTTGACCGATGCAGAGTTTTTAAAGATTTTGATAAAAGTTAAAAATGGTAATTTCACCCAGCGTTTCCCAACGGATCAGAATGGAACTAAAAGATCAATTTGCGATACCTTAAATGAAATCATAGATCTTAACGAACGCATGGTTTTTGAATTTCAGAAAGTAGGAAAGAGCATCGGTAAACAAGGAAAACTAACCAATAGAGTTGCCCTCGATGGTGCAAGAGGCTCATGGAGTTCCTGCGTTGATTCGGTAAATACACTGATTTCAGATCTTGTGCACCCAACTATCGAAATTGCGCACGTAATTACCTCGGTGGCAAAAGGAAATTTATCTCAGGAAATGCCACTTTCTATTGAGGGAAACCCGCTTCAGGGAGAATTCCTCAGAATTGCAAAAGAGGTAAACGGAATGGTAAAACAGCTGAATCTGTTTTCGATGGAGGTTACGCGTGTGGCACGTGAGGTAGGTACAGAAGGTAAACTGGGAGGTCAGGCAAAAGTAAGAGGTGTTGGTGGAGTTTGGAAAGATTTAACCGACTCGGTAAATAAAATGGCGAGTAACCTTACTGGTCAGGTACGTAATATTGCTGATGTAACAACAGCGGTAGCAAAAGGGGATTTATCCAAAAAAATTACGGTTGACGTAAAAGGAGAAATCTTAGAATTAAAAAATACCATCAATACTATGGTGGATCAGCTGAACTCTTTTTCATCTGAGGTAACCCGTGTGGCAAGAGAGGTAGGAACTGAAGGAAAATTAGGAGGTCAGGCTCAGGTAAAAGGAGTTGGGGGAACCTGGAAAGATTTAACGGATTCGGTAAATCAGATGGCATCCAACTTAACGGGTCAGGTACGTAATATTGCCGATGTAACAACGGCAGTAGCAAAAGGGGATTTATCTAAAAAAATTACCGTAGACGTAAAAGGAGAAATTCTTGAGTTGAAGAATACCATTAATACGATGGTGGATCAGCTGAATTCCTTTTCTTCTGAGGTAACGCGTGTGGCGGTAGAGGTAGGTTCTGAAGGAAAACTGGGAGGTCAGGCAAAAGTACGAGGTGTTGGAGGAGTTTGGAAAGATTTGACCGATTCGGTAAACCAGATGGCATCGAATTTAACGGGTCAGGTACGTAATATTGCCGAGGTAACAACGGCGGTAGCAAAAGGAGATTTATCTAAAAAAATTACCGTAAACGTTGCGGGAGAAATCCTGGAACTTAAGAATACCATCAACACGATGGTGGATCAGCTGAACTCTTTTGGTGCCGAGGTAACCCGTGTGGCAAGAGAGGTAGGTTCAGAAGGAAAGCTGGGAGGTCAGGCAAAAGTAAAAGGTGTTGGTGGAACCTGGAAAGATTTAACCGATTCGGTAAATCAGATGGCATCGAATTTAACAGGGCAGGTAAGAAATATTGCCGAAGTAACCACTGCGGTGGCCAATGGGGATTTATCGAAAAAGATTACTGCTGTAGCCGAAGGAGAAATTCTGGAGTTAAAGAAAACCATTAATACGATGGTGGATCAGCTGAACTCGTTTTCTTCTGAGGTAACCCGTGTGGCACTTGAGGTGGGTACCGAAGGAAAACTGGGAGGTCAGGCCAAAGTAAAAGGAGTTGGAGGAACCTGGAAAGATTTGACGGATTCTGTAAATCAGATGGCTTCGAATTTAACCGGTCAGGTGCGTAATATTGCAGAGGTAACCACAGCGGTAGCAAAAGGAGATTTATCACGCCAGATTACCGTAGATACAAAAGGAGAGATCCTGGAGCTTAAAAACACCATTAATACGATGGTTGGCCAGCTAAACTCATTTGCATCAGAGGTAACCCGTGTGGCGCGTGAGGTTGGTACCGAAGGAAAACTGGGAGGTCAGGCACAGGTGGAAGGTGTTGGTGGAACATGGAAAGATTTAACGGATTCGGTGAACCAGATGGCATCGAACTTAACGGGGCAGGTGCGTAATATCGCCGAGGTGACCACAGCGGTGGCAAAAGGGGATTTATCATTACAAATTACAGTAGACGTAAAAGGAGAAATCCTGGAGCTTAAAAATACAATTAATACCATGGTGGATCAGCTTCGAGGCTTTGCTTCGGAGGTAACCAGGGTATCAAGAGAGGTAGGAACAGAAGGAAAACTGGGAGGTCAGGCAAATGTGCCGGGAGTTGCCGGAACCTGGAAAGATTTAACGGATTCGGTTAACCAGATGGCAGGAAACCTTACCGCTCAGGTACGTAATATTGCCGATGTGGCGATTGCCGTAGCAAATGGGGATATGTCCCGAAAAATTACCGTTGACGTTCGTGGGGAAATTCTTCAATTAAAAGAAACCCTGAATACGATGGTGGATCAGCTTCGTGAATTTGCATCAGAGGTAACTCGTGTGGCCCGTGAGGTGGGTACCGAAGGTAAACTGGGAGGCCAGGCAAATGTTCCCGGAGTTGCCGGAACGTGGAAAGATTTAACAGATTCGGTTAATCAAATGGCGGGTAACTTAACGACTCAGGTACGTAATATTGCCGAGGTAACGATTGCCGTAGCAAACGGGGATATGTCGAAAAAAATTACCGCAGACGTTCGTGGAGAAATTCTTCAATTAAAAGAAACCGTAAATACGATGGTGGATCAGCTTCGTGCCTTTGCATCTGAGGTAACTCGCGTGGCGCGTGAGGTGGGTACCGATGGAAAATTAGGTGGACAAGCCTTCGTACCGGGAGTTGCCGGAACCTGGAAAGATTTAACGGATTCGGTGAACCAAATGGCATCGAACTTAACGGATCAGGTGCGTAATATTGCCGAGGTAACAAAAGCCGTGGCAAATGGCGACCTTTCAAAACCGATTACGGTTGACGTAAAAGGGGAGATTTTGGATTTGAAAAATACTTTCAATACCATGGTGGAACAGCTGAACTCGTTTGCATCCGAGGTAACTCGTGTGGCGCGTGAAGTAGGTACTGAAGGAAAGCTGGGAGGACAATCTGAAGTAAAAGGTGTTGCCGGAACGTGGAAAGATTTAACGGATTCGGTTAACTTGATGGCATCCAATTTAACATCACAAGTACGTGGAATTGCAAAAGTTGTAACCTCTGTGGCAAAAGGAAACCTGAAACAAAAATTATCAATTGATGCCAAAGGTGAGGTGGCACAATTAACAGATACGATCAATGAAATGATTGATACGCTGGCAACCTTCTCAGATCAGGTAACAACCGTGGCACGTGAGGTAGGAGCGGAAGGAAAATTGGGAGGGCAGGCGAATGTACCCGGAGCTTCAGGAACGTGGAAAAACTTAACAGAAAACGTAAATCAGCTTGCGGCGAACTTAACGACTCAGGTACGTGCGATTTCTGAGGTAGCTTCTGCGGTAACACAGGGGGATTTAACACGAACAATTGGTGTTGAAGCTAAAGGTGAGGTAGAAGCTCTTAAAGATACCATCAACCAGATGATTTCGAATCTGAAAGCAACAACTTTAAGAAATCAGGAACAAGACTGGCTGAAATCGAATTTAGCTAAATTCACACAAATGCTTCAGGGGCAAAAAGAATTGAATTCGGTTACCAGAAAAATTCTTTCTGAGCTGGCAACGGTTGTAACAGCACAACACGGACTGTTTTATATTTTGCAGGAAGATGAAAATTTTGAAGATTCAAAACTGAATCTTATTGCTTCTTATGCTTACATCAAAAGAAAAAATTCACCTACGCAATATGCAATGGGAGAAGGACTTATTGGTCAGGTGGCAATCGAAAAAGAAAGAATTATTCTGAGTAATGTGCCCAAGGATTATATTAAAATTAATTCAGGTTTGGGAGATGCCAAGCCACAGGACGTTATTATTCTGCCGGTACTTTTTGAAGGACAATTAAAAGCCGTTATTGAATTGGCATCTTTAGATACTTTCAGCCAGACGCACTTAGATTTCCTTGAAGGATTGACAGAAAGTATTGGTATTGTATTGAACACGATTGAATCCAACTCGAGAACCGAAGAATTATTGGTACAATCTCAATCTTTGGCAGGAGAGCTAAAAAGCCAACAGGAAGTACTAAAAAATACGAACGAAGAACTGGAAGAAAAAGCATTCTTGTTAGCAAATCAAAAAGAGGAAGTAGAGCTTAAAAACCAAGAGGTAGAGGTGGCGAGAAAAGCTTTGGAAGAAAAAGCAGATCAGCTGACCTTAACATCCAAATACAAATCGGAATTCCTGGCGAATATGTCGCATGAGTTGAGAACGCCATTGAACAGTTTACAGATTTTAGCCAACGAATTAATCGCCAACAGAGACGGAAACCTTTCAGAAAAACAAATTCAGTTTGCCAAAACAATCAATTCTTGTGGAGATGACTTAATTCAGTTGATTAATGACATTCTGGATCTTTCGAAAATCGAATCCGGTTATATTTCTGTGGATTACAATCCGATTAGTTTTGATGAAATCAGTCGATTTGTGGAGTCAACCTTTAATCCAATTGCGGAGGCCAAACATCTACGCTTTAAAATCAGCATGGATAAAGAACTTCCGGAATTGATTGAAACCGATTCACAACGATTAAATCAAATTTTGAAAAACTTGCTGTCGAATTCTTTCAAGTTTACTGAAAAAGGAGAAGTACAATTAAAAATATACAAAGCCAATAACAATTGGAAAACAACAAATCTTAGTTTAGATAAAGCAGAAGCAGTGGTTGCTTTTGAGATTTCGGATACTGGAATCGGAATTTCCAAAGAAAAGCAAAACATCATATTTGAAGCATTCCAACAGGCCGAAGGTTCAACCAGCCGTAAATATGGAGGAACTGGTTTGGGATTATCAATTAGCCGTGGACTTTCTGATTTATTGGGAGGAAGTATCGAATTGGAAAGTGACATGAATATCGGAAGTAAATTTACCCTATTCCTTCCTTTGCAATATGTAGATATTTCTGAAATAGAAGATATTGATGTAGAAGAAGAAATAGATGTAAAAGGCCGTATCAAATCATTGCCTTCTGAAAAATTCAACCGATCTGATATTGATTTGTTTTTTGTAGATGAAATTGGCGATGACAGAACTGATATTAAACCAGGCGACAAAGTATTATTGATTGCGGAAGATAATCTGACATTTGCTAAGATTATGCTGGAACAGGCCCATATCAACGGAATCAAGGCGATTGTAACCACAAAAGGGAATGATGTTATAGATTTCATTAATCAGTTTCATCCGCACGCAATTACAATGGATTTAAACATGCCGGACACCAGTGGATGGAAAATCCTGGACCGTTTAAAAACCGATTTCAATTTACGCCATATTCCGGTTTATATTATTTCTGGTGAAGACGAGAGAAACAAAGGACTTAAACGTGGTGCAAGAAACTTTTTCTTAAAACCGGTTAAAAACGATTCGCTGTCTTATCTTTTTAACGATATTCACGACTTTAAGAATAAAAAGATAAAAAATCTGTTAGTAGTAGATGATAATGAACTTGAATTGAGCCGAATAATAAATGCTATTGATGGCGATGATATTACGATATCCAGTGCAAAAACAGCCAGCGAAGCAGTTGCATTAATACAGGAAAAATCATTTGATTGTATTATCTTAGATTTAGTTTTGCCAGATGCAGACGGTCTTGAGATAATTACGGATTTGGAGAATAATATTGCCGGACAGGAAACAGCTATTATTATACATTCGGCTGGCGATGTTACAAAAAAACAAAGACTAAAACTAAACAGATTCGCTCATAGTATCATTACGAAAAGTGCTGGTTCTATGGAGGAATTGATTGATCAGACCGCTTTGTTTATGCATCGTGTTCATAAAGAACTTCCTGGTGAAATGAAAGAAATCATCGAATCATTTTATTTGAAAGAGGATGTATTGCAGGGCAAAAAAGTTTTATTAGTGGATGATGATGTACGTAATCTTTTTGCACTAACAACAGCTCTGGAAAGATATGACCTGGATGTAATTAGTGCCGAAAGTGGTCAGGAAGCAATCGATATTCTGAATCAAAATAAAGATATAAATATTGTCCTGATGGATATTATGATGCCCGAAATGGATGGTTATGAAACGATGAAACGCATTCGAAAAGATGCCAAACATAAGGATCTTACCATTATTGCCGTAACAGCAAAAGCAATGAAGGGCGATAGACAGCGTTGCATAGAATCAGGAGCCTCAGATTATATGACAAAACCCGTAAATGTTGAGCAGTTGTCTTCGTTAATGCGCGTATGGCTTAAATAA
- a CDS encoding response regulator, which translates to MGDAIKILIVDDKKENLLSLQVILAERGYQFVEATSGKDALRILLKNQDFAIILMDVQMPLMDGFETAELIRQSEKLKHVPIIFLTANMNTNEYIFKGYQSGAVDYMIKPLSPEILQAKVMVFTELFRKNQELRKKEEETHALNEIILKTNKELASQYAAIEKHAEELKKKNMELDAFTYISSHDLQEPLRKIQTFANLIMSNEYGNLSEDGKTKFDRILYACNRMRELINSLLTFSRATLVDRRFETVDLNVIINDVKEALNENLNEKGATIITDFHDTAKVIPFQFVQLMENLIHNAIKFAKTETPLEINIKSRLVYGIDLKIENLSTDVNYCHISFGDNGIGFEPQHSEKIFGVFQKLHGRDLYEGTGIGLAIVKKIVENHNGHINAVGEPMQGATFNIYIPC; encoded by the coding sequence ATGGGAGACGCAATTAAAATCTTAATAGTCGATGATAAAAAAGAAAACCTACTTTCTTTACAAGTCATCCTGGCTGAACGTGGTTATCAGTTTGTTGAAGCAACATCAGGAAAAGATGCTTTGCGGATCCTCCTGAAAAATCAGGATTTTGCTATTATCCTCATGGATGTTCAAATGCCATTAATGGATGGTTTTGAAACAGCCGAATTAATTCGCCAAAGTGAAAAACTAAAACACGTTCCCATTATCTTCTTAACTGCCAATATGAATACCAATGAATACATTTTCAAAGGGTATCAGTCTGGCGCGGTTGATTATATGATTAAACCCTTGTCGCCAGAAATCTTGCAGGCAAAAGTGATGGTTTTTACCGAATTGTTCCGAAAAAACCAGGAATTAAGAAAGAAAGAAGAAGAAACCCATGCGCTTAACGAAATCATTCTAAAGACCAATAAAGAACTTGCTTCTCAATATGCAGCGATAGAAAAACATGCCGAAGAATTGAAAAAGAAAAACATGGAGTTGGACGCTTTTACATACATCTCAAGCCATGATCTTCAGGAACCACTGCGAAAAATTCAGACTTTTGCAAATCTCATTATGTCTAATGAATATGGTAATTTATCAGAAGATGGAAAGACAAAATTTGACAGGATTTTGTATGCCTGCAACAGAATGCGTGAACTGATTAACAGTCTTCTTACATTCTCCCGTGCCACACTTGTTGACAGAAGATTTGAAACCGTTGATCTTAATGTGATAATTAACGATGTAAAAGAGGCGTTAAACGAAAATTTAAACGAAAAAGGAGCTACCATTATCACTGATTTTCATGATACGGCAAAGGTAATCCCTTTTCAGTTTGTTCAGTTAATGGAAAATCTTATTCATAATGCTATCAAATTTGCCAAGACAGAAACACCATTAGAAATCAATATTAAAAGCCGTTTGGTATATGGTATTGATTTAAAAATTGAAAACTTGTCGACAGATGTAAATTATTGTCACATTAGTTTTGGAGATAACGGAATTGGTTTTGAACCACAACACAGCGAGAAAATTTTTGGTGTTTTTCAGAAATTGCATGGAAGGGATTTGTACGAAGGAACGGGAATTGGACTAGCGATCGTCAAGAAAATTGTCGAAAATCATAATGGTCACATAAATGCTGTTGGTGAGCCTATGCAAGGCGCAACTTTTAATATTTATATCCCTTGTTAA
- a CDS encoding PPC domain-containing DNA-binding protein — protein sequence MVLREGDNVITSIENLVKEQQIPSGNFTGIGFAEEATFGFFDFNQKKFNPKTFNKVELGSLTGSIAWSEGKPSLHIHGVATDDQFQAHGGHILALKVGTGSMEIYVTVNQEKLERKMEQPLDANVLQLPCMKN from the coding sequence ATGGTATTACGCGAAGGAGATAACGTTATTACATCAATAGAAAATCTCGTTAAAGAGCAACAAATTCCTTCAGGAAATTTTACCGGAATTGGTTTTGCAGAAGAAGCCACCTTTGGTTTTTTTGACTTTAATCAGAAGAAATTCAATCCGAAGACATTTAACAAGGTAGAGTTGGGAAGCCTTACCGGATCTATTGCGTGGAGTGAAGGAAAACCCTCTTTACATATTCATGGCGTCGCAACCGATGATCAGTTTCAGGCACATGGCGGACATATTTTGGCGCTTAAAGTAGGAACAGGTTCAATGGAAATTTATGTAACCGTAAATCAGGAAAAATTAGAAAGAAAAATGGAACAGCCATTGGATGCAAATGTGCTACAATTACCTTGTATGAAAAATTAA
- a CDS encoding nuclear transport factor 2 family protein, with product MKNKILNGLLLGSVLISMFACNQKKEEEKPVVVDKEQIKKEIQAKEDEFAATYNSGELKNIGYYADDAVSYYQHRKPLVGKQAISEFLIADLGANSNLISFKTNEVFVSNDGNQVVESGSFTVTDSSKTVLNSGNYLSLFEKRDGKYVCVRDMSASDVEAK from the coding sequence ATGAAAAACAAGATTTTAAATGGATTATTATTAGGAAGTGTACTGATTTCAATGTTCGCCTGTAATCAAAAAAAAGAGGAAGAAAAACCTGTGGTAGTTGATAAAGAACAGATAAAAAAGGAAATTCAGGCAAAAGAAGATGAATTTGCAGCAACTTATAATTCAGGAGAACTTAAAAATATTGGCTATTATGCTGATGATGCTGTAAGTTATTATCAACACAGGAAACCTTTAGTTGGTAAGCAGGCAATTTCTGAGTTTTTGATAGCTGATTTAGGAGCAAATTCTAATTTAATTTCTTTTAAAACGAATGAAGTTTTTGTTTCAAATGATGGAAATCAGGTTGTAGAAAGCGGTTCTTTTACCGTAACAGATTCTAGCAAAACTGTTTTAAATAGCGGAAACTATCTTAGTTTATTTGAAAAAAGAGACGGTAAATATGTTTGTGTCAGAGATATGAGCGCTTCAGATGTGGAGGCAAAATAA
- a CDS encoding family 43 glycosylhydrolase — protein sequence MNTKKRYSFSFISLMIFFFIITISNNSIAQELNIKNDVFWNTKDGLPLNSQGGGIFKFADSVTGVQKYYWYGVQYVEANRYRANPAITLTTSTFEAVTCYSSVDLVNWTFEGNVLTKEKANPTGKSWVGRLGVCYIKELKKYAMFVQHDKEVLITLSDSPTGEFLWDKKINMEKMIGTSNTGDQTVFTDEDTGKSYLIYSYGRGRNKIYVSEIGLKDGKVNLLDCTEIFKGESREGNCMFKYQNKYYMFASNIYGWDASFAYYLVADDIRGPYLPTNDMLIMKGCEEDFAHISQTGFFFSVKGSQKETIVYCGDRWADFAGNGLGYNQWCPISFDGKTPYFNSLSSWNLDAKTGNWKVASDNNYIKNGSFEADRRHIPSPVKPIQIQLTGWASEVMEGNKIGLDSINSPVLNHFNTESERKIVIGEKSLNISDKVNFKRKIFQLISSSLYVKLEDGSYTLTAKIKNSNGFTNLEMYALSNGKTFNSIIKNENADWKTIVIKNIIVKGGRVEVGFKADGNANAFCLVDDVSLVRSKK from the coding sequence ATGAATACTAAAAAAAGATATTCTTTTAGTTTTATTTCGTTGATGATTTTCTTCTTCATCATTACAATATCAAATAACAGTATTGCTCAGGAACTAAATATCAAAAATGATGTATTCTGGAATACCAAAGATGGTCTTCCTTTAAACAGTCAGGGTGGTGGAATCTTTAAATTTGCTGATTCTGTAACTGGTGTACAAAAATATTACTGGTATGGCGTGCAGTATGTTGAAGCCAATCGTTATCGTGCTAATCCGGCTATTACACTTACAACTTCGACTTTTGAAGCTGTGACATGTTATAGTTCAGTTGATTTGGTGAATTGGACATTTGAAGGCAACGTTTTGACAAAAGAAAAAGCTAATCCGACTGGTAAAAGTTGGGTGGGACGTTTAGGTGTCTGTTATATCAAAGAGCTAAAAAAGTATGCTATGTTTGTTCAGCATGACAAAGAAGTATTGATTACGCTTTCAGATTCGCCTACAGGAGAATTTTTATGGGATAAGAAAATAAATATGGAGAAAATGATCGGAACGAGTAATACAGGCGATCAAACCGTTTTTACAGATGAAGATACCGGAAAATCCTATTTAATTTATTCTTACGGAAGAGGCCGAAACAAAATCTATGTTTCTGAAATTGGCCTGAAAGACGGAAAAGTGAATCTGTTAGATTGTACAGAAATTTTTAAAGGAGAAAGTCGTGAAGGAAATTGTATGTTCAAGTATCAAAATAAGTATTATATGTTTGCTTCTAACATTTATGGCTGGGATGCTTCTTTTGCTTATTATTTAGTTGCTGATGATATCAGAGGACCTTATCTCCCAACAAATGACATGTTGATAATGAAAGGTTGTGAAGAAGATTTTGCACATATTTCGCAAACCGGATTTTTCTTTTCTGTCAAAGGAAGCCAGAAAGAAACAATTGTTTATTGCGGAGATCGTTGGGCAGATTTTGCAGGAAACGGTTTGGGATACAATCAATGGTGTCCGATTTCTTTTGATGGAAAAACACCTTATTTTAATTCTTTAAGTTCATGGAATCTCGATGCTAAAACTGGAAACTGGAAAGTTGCTTCAGACAATAATTATATAAAAAATGGTAGTTTCGAAGCTGACAGAAGACATATTCCGAGTCCTGTTAAACCAATACAAATTCAATTGACAGGCTGGGCAAGTGAAGTTATGGAAGGAAATAAAATTGGATTAGACAGTATTAATTCACCGGTTTTAAATCATTTTAATACAGAAAGCGAGAGAAAAATTGTTATAGGCGAAAAGAGTTTAAATATTAGCGATAAAGTTAATTTCAAAAGAAAAATTTTTCAGCTTATATCCTCTTCACTCTATGTAAAATTGGAGGACGGTTCTTATACTTTAACTGCCAAAATTAAAAACAGTAATGGGTTTACGAATTTGGAAATGTATGCTTTAAGTAACGGAAAAACATTTAATTCTATTATTAAAAACGAGAATGCAGACTGGAAAACAATTGTGATTAAAAATATTATTGTTAAAGGAGGCAGGGTTGAAGTAGGTTTTAAGGCAGATGGAAATGCAAATGCTTTTTGTTTAGTTGATGATGTTTCTTTGGTGAGAAGTAAGAAGTAA
- a CDS encoding response regulator transcription factor, whose amino-acid sequence MAKKILIVDDHLVVRNGVAMVLEKQIEDVAISNAENFFEAIALLKEDSFDLIILDINIPGGKSTEMITDLRAIQPCVRILVFSAHEEEQYALKYISAGANGYLNKLCSEEKMMFAITSIFESSTYISAELVSKLVEAKGRKKAINPLEVLSKRELQIAQLLINGNGNLEISNMLNIHMSTVSTYKARVFEKLKINNLVELINLYKTFEY is encoded by the coding sequence ATGGCAAAAAAAATTCTAATAGTTGATGATCATTTAGTAGTTCGAAATGGAGTTGCTATGGTTTTAGAGAAACAAATTGAAGATGTAGCGATCTCAAATGCCGAAAATTTTTTTGAAGCTATTGCGCTTTTAAAAGAAGATTCTTTTGACCTGATTATTTTGGATATCAATATTCCGGGAGGTAAAAGTACGGAGATGATTACCGATTTGAGAGCCATTCAGCCTTGTGTTAGAATTCTGGTTTTTTCAGCTCATGAAGAAGAGCAGTATGCCTTAAAGTACATTTCTGCCGGCGCTAATGGATATCTGAATAAACTTTGCAGTGAAGAGAAAATGATGTTTGCTATTACCTCTATTTTTGAATCTTCGACTTATATTTCTGCTGAACTCGTAAGCAAATTAGTAGAAGCAAAGGGACGCAAAAAGGCAATAAACCCGCTGGAAGTTTTATCTAAAAGAGAACTTCAAATAGCACAACTATTAATAAATGGTAATGGTAATCTTGAAATCTCCAATATGCTGAATATCCACATGTCTACAGTGAGCACTTATAAAGCAAGAGTTTTTGAGAAGCTTAAAATTAATAATCTGGTAGAACTTATTAATCTGTATAAAACTTTTGAGTATTAG